The window AAGGGAAATCTCCAGTATGAAGAATACCTTTCATTACTCCTGGATGAAGAGATAAACGGTAAAACAGATCGTTCTACAAAGACGAAGATACATAAAGCAAGATTTCCCTTTATTAAGAACATTGAGGAGTTTGACTTCTCGTTTCAACCTGGGCTTAAGGAAAAGGAGATGTTGCATCTTAGCTCACTTTCGTTTATAGAAGACAAAGGGAATCTGATCTTCTTAGGCCCTCCAGGTGTTGGCAAGACACATCTCTCGATCGGATTTGGAATCAAGGCATGTAAGGCAAGATATCGTGTTCTATTTATCAGTGCCCAGAAACTAATAGAAGACCTGATGTTATCATTAAAAGACGGGAGTATTACATCAAGACTTCTCTTCTATTCCAGGCTTAACCTCCTGATAATAGATGAACTTGGGTACATGCCTGTTACCCGGGAGCAGGCTAATCTTTTATTTCAACTTATTTCCATGCGTTATGAGAGGGGGGCGATAATACTTACAAGCAACTATAATTTTGAGGATTGGGGTAAGGTATTTCAGGATGATGTGGTAGCTGCTGCCATCATTGACCGTCTTGTGCATCATGCAAAGATATTCTATATCAATGGGGCAAGTTACAGGTTAAAAAACAAGTTTAAGAAACCATAAAAATGGGGGGTCAATTTTATGTGCAAAAAAGGGGTCAATTCTCTTGACAAACAACATTTACAGATATTAAGGATGCAAACGAAAAGGTCAAGCAGTGGTGTTTAAATGAATATGGCATGCAGGCACACGGCACGACAAAAAGGAAGCCCCTTGAATTATTCAATGAGCATGA is drawn from Nitrospirota bacterium and contains these coding sequences:
- a CDS encoding ATP-binding protein, giving the protein MSELQNRLESQMRALKLKGVLAYYREFTDKAIKGNLQYEEYLSLLLDEEINGKTDRSTKTKIHKARFPFIKNIEEFDFSFQPGLKEKEMLHLSSLSFIEDKGNLIFLGPPGVGKTHLSIGFGIKACKARYRVLFISAQKLIEDLMLSLKDGSITSRLLFYSRLNLLIIDELGYMPVTREQANLLFQLISMRYERGAIILTSNYNFEDWGKVFQDDVVAAAIIDRLVHHAKIFYINGASYRLKNKFKKP